One genomic region from Diabrotica undecimpunctata isolate CICGRU chromosome 9, icDiaUnde3, whole genome shotgun sequence encodes:
- the LOC140451384 gene encoding uncharacterized protein isoform X2, translating to MTYTDSTAYSSTLNNVDLELAIDMVPAYLLIRPQTNTTNDETIFDKNQEKIKDLLENTNSGKRKTNREKAEAKKSKPKDIPVYYNKRVPVEEYNIHAVNVETTSHKEQDILRDPLEVTNTGETNTDETKTKETKTNREKPESKRSTSKGNTGPKIIEKYKNPFDYFIFENNLLSAYTLKKRSLVEKEMQTKTTNDILWDCKICCKEHDCKESLFDHYEMHKTVADQLEDKSEDKEETTDNLTLMDSDKDDEKVTCDFCLLNFKNKRSYYGHFQRAHRIKDNYCEICKRNYSNEYSLSIHNATHSSDPKTFVCVVCNNFSTQSADSLFLHIRSEHLKEELYCKECDKHFFSKSWLEDHKIFHKSQEKYTPNRCSVCFLEFATSRQLLVHMQVHDTKSLVLFKKYKCDACNLTLPFKKNLDQHMENVHSSEQKSYLCNDCGRSFPTVARLTQHMKIHKEGQYICQFCKKKFKQKQSLTIHLRTHTGEKPHKCHLCDKTFAQRSPLTVHLRTHTGERPYPCSKCQKGFVTKTIRDYHAKTCKK from the coding sequence ATGACTTATACTGATAGTACTGCATACTCTAGTACTTTAAACAATGTTGATTTGGAATTAGCAATTGACATGGTTCCGGCATATTTGTTAATACGTCCTCAAACCAATACAACTAATGACGAAACGATATTCGACAAAAATCAAGAGAAGATAAAAGATCTTTTGGAAAATACAAATTCTggcaaaagaaaaacaaacagaGAAAAGGCAGAAGCTAAAAAGTCTAAACCTAAAGATATTCCAGTATATTACAATAAAAGAGTTCCAGTTGAAGAATACAACATACATGCAGTTAACGTTGAAACTACATCCCACAAAGAACAAGACATACTAAGAGATCCTTTGGAAGTTACAAACACAGGCGAAACAAACACAGACGAAACAAAAACAaaggaaacaaaaacaaatagaGAAAAACCAGAAAGTAAAAGATCAACGTCTAAAGGGAATACCGGACCTAAAATaattgagaaatataaaaatccaTTTGATTATTTTATATTTGAGAATAATCTACTCTCTGCGTATACATTGAAGAAAAGATCATTGGTAGAAAAAGAGATGCAAACTAAAACGACCAATGATATTTTATGGGACTGTAAGATTTGTTGTAAAGAACATGATTGTAAAGAGAGTTTATTTGATCATTATGAGATGCATAAAACAGTAGCAGATCAATTAGAAGATAAAAGTGAAGATAAAGAAGAAACTACTGATAACTTAACGTTAATGGATTCCGATAAAGATGACGAAAAAGTTACTTGCGACTTTTGTCtgcttaattttaaaaataaacgtaGCTATTACGGTCACTTCCAACGAGCTCACAGGATAAAAGATAACTACTGCGAAATCTGTAAGCGAAACTATTCGAATGAGTACAGCTTGAGCATCCACAATGCCACACACAGTTCTGATCCCAAAACATTCGTTTGCGTCGTTTGTAATAATTTTAGTACTCAAAGTGCAGATTCCTTATTTTTACATATTCGTTCAGAACATCTAAAAGAAGAATTATACTGTAAGGAATGTGATAAACATTTTTTCTCGAAAAGCTGGCTTGAAGAccacaaaatatttcataaaagtCAAGAGAAGTATACGCCAAACCGGTGCAGTGTCTGCTTTCTCGAATTTGCTACCAGTCGCCAACTGCTTGTTCACATGCAAGTCCACGATACTAAGTCTCTTGTTCTGTTCAAAAAATACAAATGTGACGCATGTAACCTAACTCTACCGTTTAAGAAAAACTTGGATCAACACATGGAGAATGTTCATTCCAGCGAACAAAAGTCTTACCTCTGCAACGATTGTGGACGCTCTTTTCCGACGGTAGCACGCTTAACGCAACATATGAAAATACATAAAGAGGGGCAGTATATATGTCAATTttgtaagaaaaaatttaaacagaaacAAAGTCTGACCATTCATCTTCGAActcacactggggaaaaaccccACAAATGTCATTTATGCGACAAAACGTTCGCCCAACGATCACCACTTACTGTTCATCTACGAACTCATACTGGAGAACGTCCTTACCCTTGCAGCAAATGTCAAAAAGGTTTTGTTACTAAAACTATTAGAGATTATCACGCAAAAACATGTAAGAAATAA
- the LOC140449970 gene encoding zinc finger Y-chromosomal protein 2-like, with product MVPAYLLMRPPNTVETSHKEQDILRDPLEVTNTDETNTGEINTDEINTKETKTSETKINREKPESKKSTSKENAGPKIIEKYKNPFDYFIFENNLLSAYALKKRSLVEKEMQTTTTNDILWDCKICCKEQDCKESLFDHYEMHKIVADQLEDKSEDKEETTDNLTLMDSDKDDEKVTCDLCLGTFKNKWIYHSHLQQRHRLKENYCEICRKNYANEYSLSMHNATHSSDPKTFVCVVCKSFSTQITDSLFFHIRSEHIKEELYCSECDTHFFSKDWLEGHKMFHKIYHENLVPKRCNVCSREFSTTRQLLVHMQENHSDNSLITFKKYKCTPCNLTLPYKRNLDQHIENIHSIKKEKKSFLCNDCGRSYSSIGPLTQHMKIHKEAQHECSICKKKFKRKQALTIHVRTHTGEKPHKCHLCDKSFAQMPPLKVHIRTHTGERPYPCRKCQKGCITKTIRDNHEKTCKK from the coding sequence ATGGTTCCGGCTTATTTGTTAATGCGTCCACCTAATACAGTTGAAACATCACACAAAGAACAAGACATACTAAGAGATCCTTTGGAAGTTACAAACACAGACGAAACAAACACAGGCGAAATAAACACAGACGAAATAAACACAAAGGAAACAAAAACaagtgaaacaaaaataaatagagAAAAACCAGAAAGTAAAAAATCAACTTCTAAAGAAAATGCCGGACCTAAAATaattgagaaatataaaaatccatttgattattttatttttgagaataatcTACTGTCTGCATATGCATTGAAGAAAAGATCATTGGTAGAAAAAGAAATGCAAACTACAACGACCAATGATATTCTATGGGACTGTAAGATTTGTTGTAAAGAACAAGATTGCAAAGAGAGTTTATTTGATCACTATGAGATGCATAAAATAGTAGCAGATCAATTAGAAGATAAAAGTGAAGATAAAGAAGAAACTACTGATAACTTAACGTTAATGGATTCCGATAAAGATGACGAAAAAGTTACTTGCGATCTTTGTCTTGGTACTTTTAAAAATAAGTGGATCTATCATTCTCACCTTCAACAGAGGCACAGATTAAAAGAAAACTACTGTGAAATATGTAGGAAAAACTACGCAAATGAATACAGCTTGAGCATGCATAATGCTACACACAGTTCTGATCCCAAAACATTCGTTTGTGTTGTTTGTAAATCATTTAGTACTCAAATCACAGATTCCCTATTTTTCCATATTCGTTCAGAGCACATAAAAGAAGAATTATACTGTAGTGAGTGTGACACTCATTTTTTCTCAAAAGACTGGCTTgaaggtcacaaaatgtttcataaaatatatcatgAGAATCTTGTACCGAAACGATGCAATGTCTGCTCGCGCGAATTTTCAACCACTCGTCAATTACTCGTCCACATGCAAGAAAACCACAGCGACAATTCCCTCATTacattcaaaaaatataaatgtacGCCATGTAATTTAACTCTACCTTATAAAAGAAATCTGGATCAACACATAGAAAATATACATTCTATCAAGAAGGAGAAAAAGTCTTTCCTCTGCAACGACTGTGGACGATCATATTCTTCTATAGGACCTTTAACACAACATATGAAAATACATAAAGAAGCACAACATGAATGTTCTATTtgcaagaaaaaatttaaaaggaaacAAGCCTTGACTATTCATGTTCGAActcacactggggaaaaaccacACAAGTGTCATTTATGTGACAAATCGTTCGCCCAAATGCCACCTCTCAAAGTCCATATACGGACTCATACCGGGGAACGTCCTTACCCTTGTAGGAAGTGCCAAAAAGGTTGCATTACTAAAACTATTAGAGACAATCATGAAAAAACTTGTAAGAAATAG